In the Thermococcus sp. genome, CTGAAGGCCTTTGAGGCTGTCTACCTCCACGAGGTCGGGGTTACTCAGTCTATATTCAAGCTGGTGAAGCTGGCCAGAGAGGAGAACGACTACGCCACCGAGCAGTTTCTCCAGTGGTTCGTTGAGGAGCAGGTAGAGGAGGAGGCAACGACAAAATCCATAGTGGACAAACTGAGGCTCATCGGCGACCATTCTCAAGGGATATTCATGCTGGACAGGGAATTGGGAGCGAGAAAGGCCCAGCTCAGGAACCTTATGACCCAAGGTGTCTGATGTGATTCTCGTCTTCGGCGGGACGGGCTTTGTGGGCTCTTTTGTTTCTTCCCGTCTTTCTTCGGTTGACGAGGTTGTTCTGGCAGTGAGAAAACCAGGGAAGTCGAAATTCAGGCAGGTAAGATTCAGTAACCCGGAGGAGATACCGGGTCTTATATCCAGGTTGAACCCCGACGTGGTTATCAACTTCATCGGCGTTTTGAAGGGGGACTATGCTACGGCCCACGTTGAAATCCCAAAGCTCATCTCCATCGGCGCGGAAGAGATAAAGGCAAGGTTAATCCACACGAGCGCCTTTGGGGCGGATGAAAACTCCGGGATACCTTACTTCAGAACGAAGGCCCTCGGTGAGAAAGCTGTGAGAAAGGTTAAAAGCCACGCGATAGTCAGGCCTTCCCTCGTCCTCGGGCCCGGTCAGAGGATTTTTCGACAGGCCTTGAGGTTCAGGGTTTTTCCAAAGGTGACTGCAAGGGTCCAGCCCATAGACCTGAGGGACCTTGCGGAGCTCTACTTCAGACTCATCGACTCAAAAAACGGAACCTTCAACGCCTGCGGTAATGAAGTCGTTCCCCTTGGGGAGCTGGTTGGTAACGTTCTCAAAAGGGCAAGAAAAAGGGTACTTCTCCTTCCGTTTCCGAGGACAATAGCGAAGGCACTCGGGAAGGTTGATAAGTCCTTCCTCATGGCACTGGAAGACAACGTTTGCACCCAAAACCACGCCCTGGAAATTCTTGGGAGCCTCAGGCCACTTGAAGAGTCGCTCTTCTGGACGGCGGAGGGGTTGAGATGAGATACAATTTAGCGAGTTATGTCTACGAACCAATAAACACCCTCCTCGAAAAGCCGACCGGGATAAGAAAGGCTAGAAGGGAGTTAATTGGCAAGGCCTATGGTAAGGTTATAGAGCTCGGCGTCGGAACCGGGTTAAACCTTCCACTTTACCGCGAAGACGTTGAAGTTATTGGGATTGACGTTAGTGAGGGTATGTTAAAGAAAGCTGAGAGGAAGAAAAGCCCGGCCAAAGTAAAGCTCTTAAGGGGGGATGCCCGCTCCCTGCCATTCCCCGATGAGAGCTTCGACACCGCCGTTTCCACCTTCTTCCTCTGCGTCGTCCCGGAAAAGGAGAGGGTTTTGAGTGAGATAAAGCGTGTTCTAAAGCCCGATGGACTTCTTCTCACGATGGAATGCTCTCCGACGAGAAACCCAGTCTTCTGGAATTTTTTGAGAGGACTAAGCTCGTTGACTAGTAAAATAACCGGAACGGATTTCAGGATTGATATTGGGGAACTCCTCAGGAGAAACGGCTTTGAGGTCATTGAGGAGAAGAACCTTGTAAACGGGGCCGTCAGGATTTTGGTCGCTAAACCTTCTCCAGAACCATGACAAAGGCTATCCTTGGGAAGAACCACTCCATTGTGAGCACTTTAAAGCCTCTTTTCTCAAACTCCATCGAAAGCTCCTCTGGGGAAGGAAAGGCCTCTATGGAACGCCATAGATGGTTATAAGCCTCTCTGTTGCCCGTTAAAATCCCTCCAATGATGGGAACGACGCTCCTTGTATAGAACCACGTCAGTTTTCCGAGAAGACTCTCACTTCTGGAAAACTCCAAGATGAGGAGAATTCCCCTCCGCTTTAAAACACGGTGGATTTCTCCGATGGCTTTCTCCCTGTCGGAGAAGTTTCTCAGGCCGAAGGCTACACTCACCAAGTCAAAGCTCCCATCTGGGAAGAGAATCTCCTCGGCGTTTCCCACCTTAAGCTCCGCGAAGGGGACCTTTTTCTTCGCTATTTCTAGCATTCGCTCACTGCAGTCCAGACCGTAGAATTTGGCCGGGATGCCTCTCCTCTCAAGCCTTTTCCTCATACACATTATCATATCCCCGGTTCCGCAGGCAACGTCCAGAATGCGCGGTTTTTTGACGTCTACGTAGGTAAGGGCTATTTCACAGGCCTTTCTCCGCCACCTCTTATCGAGGCCAAGAGTTGTGAGCCTGTTAACTAAATCATAGCGCTCGGCTATGCTGTTAAAGAGCTCCCTTACCAAGTTCCTCCCTCCGCAGGATTTTCTTAACGGTTGCTGGCCTTCCTCCGAGGACATAAACCCTGTGGGCGACTCTAAAAAGCTCCTCAAGCTGGTGCGAGACCACCAAAACAGCTTTTCCAGAATTGGCTAATTCCATAATTATTGAAATAAGTGTTTCCTTAGAGTTCTCGTCTAGTCCTGTAAAGGGTTCATCCAAAATCAGGACGTCGAAATCGAGGAGTAAAGCCCTTGCTATTGCCACTTTCCTTCGTGTTCCCCCGCTGACATCCTTGGGGTATCTATCAAGGAATTCCTCTATGCCGAGCCTTTTGGCAATAGCTACTAGTTTGCATTCTCTCTCCCTGAACCTCAAACCGAGGCAGATATTGTCGCGGAGCCTCTTCCATGGGAGGAGGTAGTCCTCCTGATAAACGACCGAGAGCTTTCCTTTAACCGAGACCTCGCCGGAATCGGGCTTTTCAACGCCGGCTAAAATCTTCACGAGGGTGCTTTTCCCTGTCCCGTTCGGCCCGACTATGCCCACAACTTCGCCCCACTTAACATCGAGGTCTATCTCACCGAGGATTTTCTCGCCGTTGAAGGATTTTTTCAGATTCCTTACCAGTACCAGCGTCTCACCCATAGTTCAAGCCTCCTCAGAACGAGCTGGTCTACCGTTATCATAAGTATCACAAGGAGGAGTGCCCACGCAAAAACACCCGCCTTAATCCCAAGGTCGTAGGAGTAAACGAGCTGGTAGCCTATTCCGCCGGCCGAGCCGAAGGCCTCGGCAACGACGCTTATCCTAAGGGCGATGCCTATCGCTATTCTACTCGCCGATACCATCTCCGGGAGGGTTCCTGGGACTATGAAGTGTCTGTAAAGCTGAAGCTTCGATGGTCTGAGGAGAACTACGAGTGGACGGTATTTTTCGAGAAGGTTTTCGCTCGAACTTATTCCAGCGGAGAGAAGGGCAGGAAAAGATGCCATCGCTGTAACGAGGATTGGGGCAATTGTGCTTGTAACGCCGAAGAGCATTATGAAGATTATCGTCCACACTAGAACGGAAACGCTCTGGATGAAAACGTTTAAAGCACTTAAAAATGCCCGGAACTCTGAGGAGTAGAGCGCTAGCAGTATAGCACCTCCCGTTAGACCTAAGGCTATGAGAAAGCCCGAAAGGCTGTGGTAGAGCGTTAGGAGGAGGGATTTGAGAACCAAACCATAGCCAACCTTCGAGTAGAAGGAGAGTGTTTCACCTATTCCGGGGATTAGCGTGGAATACAGCCTCGCAAGAGCCACCCACGAACCCACTGCAAAAAGGAAGAGATAAAGCCATCCACGCTTCATCTTCAGCCCCTGTAGAATATGTCGAGGTTTTCGGGGTTCTTTTTCAGATAACCCCCGAGGTAAGCAAGATACCACTCGCTCTTGATTCCCTTGATGAGGTCCTCGTCGAGTTCATCGTCGTTGACCTCTGTCCGGGAGTAGAGTATATTTAGGGTTTTTTCGTCGAGATGGTAGAGGTTTCCGAGTATTTTCTTTGTCTCCTCGGGGTGTTCCTTCCAGTAGTTAGCGCTCTCCAGCTGAGCTTTTATGAAGGCATCGACGAGTTCTCTGTGCTTTTTGAGGAAGTCTCCGCGAACGACCCAGACGAGCATGACAGGAGGGCCCTCAACTATGTCCTCGTCGTCCGCTTCATCCCACAGCTTGGAGAACGTCGCTATCACGGTGTAGTTTTTGACTATGAGTTGGCTCACCATCGGCTCCCAGATGACAACTGCGTCAACGTCTTTCAGAGAGTCCTCGATTGAGCCGGGCGGGACGTTAACAACGGTGTAGTCATTCGGCGTTATGTTGTAGAGCACCTTCATATAAGCCTGAAAGAGCTTGAACGTGCCCGAGGCAACGACGGCCCCAATCTTCTTACCTCTAAGGTCTTCAGGATTCATCTTTTCCCTCCCAATTATGGCTTGGTTTTGGAACATGTCAACCCCGATGATTTTTATGTCAACGCCACTCTGAGCTAACTTCGCTGCCATCTCAGCAGGAATTACCGCGAAGTCAGTCTCACCCTTCTCAAGAGCCGCTATTATGTCCGGCGTTTTGGCCAGACGGAGAACCTTAACGTGGAAGCCGTTCTTCTCGTCGAAGCCCTTGGCCTGCATTATGTCCAGCGTGCTTATTCCTCCCAGCAGGGTAGCCGCTTTCACCGTTGGGAGCTCAGCTGTGCTCGTTGTTTCCGTGGAGTTTGACCCTACACATCCCGCGGTTAAAACGACAAGGCCAACGAGGAGCAACGCAATTAGGCGCCTCATTCAAACCCCCCCAAGCAGTTTGTCCGCTATAGCGGAGAGCGTAAGGATTAACCCAATTGGTATGTTCAGGTTGAAGGCCTTCGGAACGTTTTCAAGGCTTTTTCTGGCGAGATAGTTCTCGTAGAGGATTAGAACGCTCGCAACGAGCCATCCAGCAAGGTAAACCCATCCGAGACCGTAAAGGGGAATCGCAAGGCCAAAGAGGACTATAGCTACCAGGTGGAAGACCAAAGCGATGTCAAGGGCCTTCTTTATCCCGAATCTTGCCGGGATGCTCCCAACGCCATGCTTAACATCAAACTCGTAGTCCATGAGGGCGTAGATTGTGTCGAAGCCCGCTACCCAGAAGAGAACCCCAAAGAAGAAGGCCCACGGAATCCTCAGAAGGGCCTCAACCAGTGAAGCGTTTCCAGCAACGGCTATCGTCCCTCCAGCTACCGCCATGGCTAGGGTTAGGCCGAGGTGCAGATGCGGGAAGCTGTGCTTCCTCTTGCTCTGGGGATAGGCGAGGGCCAGAACCCAGGGAATCGGGCTGAGCAAAGCTGTCCAGATGTTTAGCAGAACGGCCGAGACAAAGTAGAGAACCGAGCCTACAACAACGAGCCACCAGGCGTCGCTGATTTTTACAGCTCCCTTAATCAGGGGCCTGTTCCATGTCCTCGGGTTCAGACTGTCTATGTCCATGTCTGCTATGTTGTTGTAGGCTAAAGCCGCTGTCCTCAACCCGAGGAGGGCGAGGCTCATGAGTATTATTTCCCTCCAAGTAACATGGAAACCGCTTAGGAGCGCTCCGGCATAAGCATACGGCAGGCTGAAGAGCGTGTGCTCTATCCTGACGAGCCTCATGAGGGCGTGGAACCTGCTTGCTTTACTGACTTCACCGGGGTCAAAGGTCATCTCAACCACCCAGATACTTTCTGAAAAGCTCTTCGAGCCTCCTAATGACTTCGGGGGCCTCCTCAACTTCCTCAACGGTTCTTCCGTTCATCTCCAGCGGGAGCTTTCTCGTAGCGTCTATTCCCAGCTTACTCCCAAGGGGTGGGGTTGGAACCGCTGGGTCAAGGGCGTCTGTGTGTGCGTTCGGGATTACCAAAACGTCTCTCTCTGGGTTTACGAAGGAAGCTACCGCCCAGATGACCTGGTTTATGTCGTGGACGTTAATGTCCTCGCTGACGACGATTATAACCTTGGTCAGCGCCATCTGTCCCGTTCCCCAGAGGGCATTGAGAACTTTCTTGCCCTGACCCGGATAACGCTTCTTTATCGAAACTATTGCCACTCCTTGAAAGACGCCGTACTCCGGGAAGTTTACGTCAACCACTTCAGGCAGAACCATCCTCATCAGCGGGAGGAAAATCCTCTCGATGGCTTTCCCGATGACGGCATCCTCAAGAGGTGGCTTCCCGACGACCGAACCATAGTAAATCGGGCCGTCGCGGTAATACAACCTTTCGGCGTGGAAGACAGGGTAAAACTCGTTCCTCTCGCTTGGTTTGTCGTAGAAGCCGAAGTGGTCTCCAAAGGGCCCCTCTTCGCTCAGCTCGTTAACGTCAACGTAGCCCTCTATGACTGCCTCAGCGTTTGCCGGAACGAGGACGCCGTTGGGTAGGCGGTAGAGTTCAAGCCCTTTCCCCCTCACAAAGCCTGCGAAGAGAAGCTTGTCCATGGGATAGGGAACCGGAGAGACGGCCGTTAGAAGGGTTCCTACGTCAGAGCCTATCGCTATTGCCACCGGCATTCTTCCGTCGTTCCTCTCAAGGTAGTCCCGCCAGGCCTGGCTTCCGCGCTTGTGAACCTGCCAGTGGACAACTCCCCTCCTGCCATCGAGGAGCATAACGCGGTAAACGCTGATTGAGTTCACTCCCTTTGGGTCTGAGAAGCAGATGAGAGGATATGTCAAATAGCGGGAGGCATCTTTTGGCCACGTCTTAAATGCTGGAATGAAGTTCAATGGCTCTTCTTCGATTACATTTTTCGTGAACTCCGCCTTTCTCACGATTTTTGGGAGGTAGGTTCTAATCTCCTTCAGCCTTCCGAGGGAGGAGAGCTTGTCAGAAAGGCCGAGCGGAATGCCCTCTAAGAGTTTGAGTGGCCTCTCGCCGATTTCCTCAAGTTTGCTAACACCAAGGGCTTCTCTAAGGGTTCCAACGCTCGTGAAGAGGTTTCCAACAGCCTTCCACTCTGGATGGCCTTTAACCCTCTCAAAGAGAACGGCCCCCTTCTTTTCGTACATGACCTTCCTCAGAAAGGCCGGAATCTCAAGCTCCGGTGAAAGCTCCTCCTCAACGCGGATAAGCTCGCCCTTTCTTTCAAGCCAGTCGAGATAATCTCGCATGTCCTTCATCGCTCACACCTCTAACCTCGGCCTTAAAACGGTCTCACCAGAGCAGTCTATAAGTTCAAGCTCTATTCCGTAGGCCTCACTTAAAAGCATCTCATCAAAGACTTCATCCGGCTTTCCCTGGGCGATTATCCTTCCGTCCCTCATCAGAACGAGCCTGTCGGCGAAGAGGTAGGCTAAGTTGGGGTCGTGTATAACTAAAAGAACACCAACGCCTTCCCTCGCAAGCTTCTTCACAGTTTGCAGGACGAGGAGGGCGTTTTTCAAATCGAGCTCACTCGTCGGCTCGTCGAGGAGGAGGTATCTGGGCGATGTCATCAAGGCCCTTGCCGTCAGGAGGAGCCTTATCTGACCCCCACTCAGCGAGGTGTAGGGCTTTTCTGCGTAGGAGTCGAGGCCAAACGTTTTGAGAAGTTCCCGGGCTTTTCCCCTGTGCTTCTTGCCCGGAGTGCCAAACGGCCCCAGTTCTGGAGTAGCCCCGAGGAGTACGAAGTCAAGAACTTTGAAGGGGAACGTTGGAACATGATTTTGAGGAATGAAGCCAAGAAGCTTGGCCCTCTCCCCTGGTGAAAGCCTGTGGATGTCTCTCCCATCAACCAAAACCCGCCCTTTATAGGGCTTCAGCGTTCCGTAGATTAACTTAAGCAATGTGCTCTTTCCAGCTCCGTTTGGCCCTATTAAAGCTACCAGCTCACCGGGATTAACCTTAAGGTTAACCCCATCTATCCTGAAGTCCCCGTAGGAGTAAGATACTTCCTCAGCCCATAGTCCTCTCAAGCTCCCTCACCTTTTCCATGAAATCGAAGTTTTTGGCCTTTTCGACCTCGCCTCGTTTGAAGTGCTTCCCGAACCATTCGTAGTAGAGTAAAACCCTCCTCACGAACGCTTCGATGTCATTCTCATTGAAAAGGCTTTTCTTCTCAAGCTTTTCACCGAGAACTGCGTAGAACCTGACCATCTTCCTCCTGTCTTCCTCGCTCAGCTTATCCGGGTCTATCTCTCCTCCAATAAGCGTCCCGTAGAAGGGCGGAATCTCGAAGGCCTCTATCAATGGCTGAGCGTAGGCTATTCCTCCGTGAAGCTTTCCCATGAAGACAGAACCCGCTAAATGCATGGCCACCAGGAAGAACACCTTCGGAACGTCCTCAAGCTCTCCCCTGTGTTTCTCAACCCACTCCATCAAATCCCAGTGCGGACCGTCACGGTAAACGGGAGCAGCCATGACGACAAGGTCGTAATTAACGGGCGATAGGTTTTCTTCAACATGGGCAACTTCAACCTTATGATTTCTCTCCTCGAAGAGCTTTTTAACCAGATTGACAGCCTTTTCTGTCGTTCCATAACGGGTTGTGTAAACGATGAGAATCCTCAACTCCATCCACCCCCTGTTTTTCTCAGCAGATAACCGAAGAATGGAACCCCTACCAGAGTCGTTATTATCCCAACAGGAACATCACCGGGGAGGAGCCTCACAACGACATCAGCCAGAACCATCACGGTTATTCCGATTGAGATTGTCGCGGGGATGAGCTTTGAGTGCTCCGGGCCGACGAGCATCCTTGCCATGTGGGGAACCATTAATCCAACCCAGCCGATTATCCCCGTGAAAGAAACAACGAAAGTAGTCATTAAGGCTGATATAAAAACGAAAAGACCCCTCCAGAGGTGAATGTTCAGGCCCAAAAGCTCTGCCTCATCGCCCAAGCTCATCGCGTTGAGGTTCCAGCGGAGGAGGAAGAGGAGAAGAGCAAGTGTGAGAACTCCGGGGAAGGAGTAGGCCACTGTTCTCCAGTCTGCGTTTGAGAGACTGCCCATCAGCCATACCACAAGAGCCGACAAACTCTCGCTCGGAAGGAGGAGTTCGAGGAGCGAAAGAAGAGCCGAGAAGAGGGCAGTAATGATTATCCCCGCGAGAATCAGGGAAACTGTGGAAACTCTACCGTTTATCCTCGCCATCCAGTAGGCGAGGAAAACAGCTAAGAGGCCGAAGAGGAGCGCGAGCGGAGCAAGGCCGGCGAAGGGCAAAAAGGCAACGGCTATTGCCGCACCTAGGGCCACTCCAGAGGAAACGCCTAGGATGTAGGTGTCAACCAGGGGATTTCGAAAAACGGCCTGCAGGGTCATGCCACCCAACGAGAGAGCTATTCCCGCGGAGATGCCCATCAAAGTCCTTGGAAGTCTGATTTCCCGGATTATCGTTACGGCTCCCGGAGTTAGGTGAAGGGGATTGGTTGGATAACTCCCCACGAAGATTCCGAGGAATACCGCGAGTGATGGCAGGATTATGAGGGCCAGCCTTCTCATTCCTCAACACCACAGAGGCTGTAAAGCTCTTTCGCGGGCTTTCTCCAGTCCGGAAAGTCCTTCCCGTGGACGAGCCTTCCAATCTGGTAGATTCCCGGAATTAAGCGGGGACTCCAGCGCATAAAGCTTTCCCTGTCTAAAGCCGAGCCAGCTATGTGAACGTTGCCTCTATCAACGGCTTTAACCCTTCTCCATTCCGCCGAGTCAAGCATCTCGTCCCTTATCCCTTCGAGCCTCTCCCGGTTTGTCAGAACGCTCGTCAAAAGGAATATATGGTCAGCATCGCTGAAACGCCTGATGAAATCCTCCTTTTTAAGGGGATAGACCTTCCTTTCCGTTCTCAGTCTCTTCCCGAGGCTCTCGGCGTGGGCCTTCTCGACCGCGTCGCTTATTACGTTTGTCCCAGTTATGACGTTTATCCCGCGGTAGAGCATAACCACCTTCGGCTTTTCTCCCAGTGACTCCGAGACCTCGGCTATTCTGGACATATGCTTATTGTAAAACTCTCCGAGCTTTGAGAAGTCTCCGCTGGTTTTTTCGGCTATCAGTCTGCTCCCTTCAACGAGGTCCTCAACTCTTAAAAAGTCGAGTAGAAGAACATCGGCGCCAATCCGTTCGGAAAAGGAATACAGCTCGCCCGATGAGTGAAGGTTCTCAACCCTGAAGTCGAGGATTAGTTTCGGCTTTATTCCCTCCAGAACGTCCCAGTATGTTTTCTTCGTCCTCTTGAGGTATTTGCCAATAACTGGCCTGTCCTCCAGCTCCGGCAGGCAGTAATCGAGTTTGACTTCCTCGTTTACCCCAGCTATTTCGCCTCCATTTCCAACCAGCTTGACGATTTCCGCGAGGCTTGCCGGAAAGACCGCTATCATTCTTCCACCCCAAAATGGAAATTAGGAGAGGAAGGGATAGAACTTCTGGAGGAACTCCTTAGCTTTGTCCTCCCAGCTGGGGTAGTAGTTGGGATAGACTGCCTTTCCGATGACCCATATTCCGACGGCCATCCTCGGGCTCCACCGGAGGAAGGAATCTTTCCCCATATCGGCCCTCAGTATTATGACGTTGCCCTCACGGACAGCCTTTATCTGCCTCCACGCATCGTCGCTCAGAATCTCCTTTTTAAGCTCCTCAATCTTCTCGTACGGCGTTACTGCACTTGTTAGAAGGATTATCACGTCCGCGTCCTTGTAGCTGGCGATTATCTTCTCCTTGTCCATCGGCACCCTAACCGGTGTGTAACCGTTGAAGGTGATGTTCACCATGTAGTCCCCACCGACAAGCCTTACCGCCTGAGCTAAAACGTCGTTGCCGTTGACGAGGTAATACTTCCCCATTATCGGCTGTATCATCACTACCTTCTTTCTGTCCTCTGCCGGTATCTTCGAGGCTATCGCCTTAACCTCGGCCACCTGCTCGTTGAAGTATTCCTCGAAGGCTCTGGCTTCCTTCTCCTTCCCGAAGAGTTTCCCAAGTAGAGAAACGGCCTTCGGAATGTCCTCAAGCTTATCCTCGCGGAGCATTATCACAGGAATCCCGTAGCTTGCCGACCTGTTGAGGAATTCGTCAACGTCATAGAACTTCTTGAGGTAGAGGTTCACGATGAGGTCGGGCTTTAATGCCAAAACCTTCTCCCAGTCGTCTATCTTAAGCATCTTACCAACGACGGTTTTGTTCTTCAGTTCCGCACTGAGGAAGGCATCTCCCCTTGCCTCCGCTGGGATTCCAACGACCTGATTGCTCGCGTTGAGGAGCTGGACCATCTCAAGGGCCGAAGTTGACAGGATTACCGCTCTCTGGACGGGAACCTTCACGGTTACGCTTCTCCCAACTAAGTCCTTGACGGTTACTTCCTTTTGGGTGGGGGTTGCCGTTGTGGAGGTGTTCGAACTTCCAATGCAGCCAGCACCGAGAACCGAAACCAGCAGGATTCCGACGAGTAAAACCGCTTTCCACTTCATTCCAACCACCTCAAACCGGTTTCTGCTCTCCAAAGGTGCCAATGGGGAAGTCTAATCCAAACTCTTGAGCGAGCCTGAGGTAGGAACCTGGCTCGTAGGGACAGGCCGGGTCTTCGGCTAGTGGGTCTATATGGTAAGCGTAAGCCCTTGCTCTGCTCCCACCGCATATCTCTTTAAACTCACAGGCACCGCACCGTCCTTTGAAGTCGGCCGAGCGGAGCTTTCTCATGAGTTCGCTCTCCCTGTAAATCTCAACTAGGCTCTCCTCCCTCACGTTGCCCACGCTATAGGGCAAGAAGCCACTTGGATAGACGTTTCCGTTGTAGGCGATGAATACTATACCCTTCCCGTCGCGCGTTCCCATAGTCTGTGCTCTCGCCTCTCCACCCTCTCCGAGGAGTTCAACCAACCTGCGCTTCAGCCGGAAGTAAAGCTCTCCTGGCTTCAGAACCTTATCCGGCTCGAGGCCTTTCTCTTCTAGGGCCTTCCTCATGATGGCAACTCTCCTGAACATCGGCCCCTCTGTTGTTCTGACGAGGAGATGCTTCGATGCCTCGTAGAGGAAATGGGTAACGTCTTCCCACTCTTCCGGATTCAAATCGTTCTTGAAGTTGCCCCTGCCGGTTGGAACGAGGTAGAAGACCTCCCAGATTTCAACGCCCAGCTCTTTCAACAGCTTGACCATCTCTGGTAAGCCTTCAAGGGTCTCGCGCATAACGACGGTGTTCACTTGGACTGCAACGTCTCGCTTGAGGAACTCCTTTATCGACCAGACAGTTCTCTCCCACGTCCCCTCGATGCCTCTTATGGAATCATGAACCTCCTGGAAGGGACTGTCAAGGCTTATGCTTACAGCCTTAACGCCGTGCTCGACGATTTTATCAATCGTATCCTCCGTGAGGAGTGGAGTTACGGCCGGAGCCAAACCAACGCGAATACCCTTTTCAGTTGCGTATTCGATAAGGTCGAAGATGTCCTTTCTCATGAGGGGGTCTCCACCCGTTAGGATTAAGATTGGGTAGGGCCTTCCAAATTCAGTGAGTGAGTCTATCAGTTTCTTCCCTTCCTCTGTTGTTAGTTCGCCGGGAAGGGCTTGAATGATAGCTTCCGCCCTACAGTGCTTGCACTTAAGCTGGCAGGCTTTGGTGGTTTCCCAGAAAACCAAAACTGGCTTTTTATCATATGGCCAGGAGCCCTTAGATTTGCCTCGGTGCATTTCGACCACCGTCTCTGGTTACCAAAAGAAACTTAGCTGTAACGAATTATAAACTTTTCCCTAAAAAAGTTCGAATATCAAAAGAAGGAAAAAGAACTCAGTAGTAGCCTTCCGCTTCGGTGACCTTACCGCCGAACATCTTGTAAACGTAGAGGGTGTATGTCATGATGATTATTGCCAAGATCACTGAGACACCGAGGACCGCCTGGAGGGTCAGAGGAGAAGCGGCTAAGTCGTGGATGCTGAGCCTGAAGTTCGGGTCGGTGGTGGAGATGACCCAGTACGGGTACATGCTGTAGTAGACTAGGTAGACCACCAGTGGGAATGCGAGCCAGCTGATGTAGAAGGCCAGCTTCTCGGCACCTTTCTTGATGAGGTAACCATCGAGTAATCCTGCAACGAGGATTACTAGCGTGAGCCCAAGGCCAAGCGGGGTCATGAGCCTCTCGAACCTGAGCGGTGCCCAGATTTTCATGCCAATCACTGTCAGCAGGAGGAAGACCACCGTGAGGAGCCAGAACTTGAAGGCATAGCCCCTGAGTTCCTCCTGAAGCTTTCCGGTGGTCTTGTAGACGCCCCAGTTAGCCCCGTGCCAGAGCACCGCGAAGAGCACGAAGAGGCCCACTATCAGCGGATATGGTCTGAAGAGCGTCAGGAGCGAGCCGTGGAAGCCCTCGGCGTCTATGGGTATGCCCATGATGAGGTTGCCCACTATGACTCCAATGACGAGCGGGATGAGGGCGCTGACTAGGGCGAACAGCTTGTCCCAGAGTTCCTTGTTCTTGTTCCTGAACTCGAAGCCGACTGCCCTGAAAATGAACAGGAACGCTAGTAACCAGACCGCTAGGTAGAACGTGCTGAAGAGCGTCGCGTATAGGGCCGGCCACATCGCGAATATTCCCGCACCCCAGGTGATGAACCAGACCTCGTTGCCGTCCCAGACAGGGGCGATTGTGTTGATTAGTACGTCCCTGTCCTTCTGGTTTTTGATGAAGGCCAGCAACGTTCCTATTCCAAGGTCGAAACCGTCAAAGGCAAGGTACATTCCAAGGAGGAAGGCGGAAAAGTAAAACCAAGCTGTCGCGTAGTCCATCACTGACCACCTCCCGCAACACTAACGGCCGGAGCTGGTTTTGACGTGACATCGCCCTCAACCGGTTCCGGTCCTTCCCTAATGAGCTTCCTGACGAAGTGGAGCCAGATGTAGAACAGTATGCTGTAGACCACGACGAAGCCGATGAGG is a window encoding:
- the cydB gene encoding cytochrome d ubiquinol oxidase subunit II, encoding MDYATAWFYFSAFLLGMYLAFDGFDLGIGTLLAFIKNQKDRDVLINTIAPVWDGNEVWFITWGAGIFAMWPALYATLFSTFYLAVWLLAFLFIFRAVGFEFRNKNKELWDKLFALVSALIPLVIGVIVGNLIMGIPIDAEGFHGSLLTLFRPYPLIVGLFVLFAVLWHGANWGVYKTTGKLQEELRGYAFKFWLLTVVFLLLTVIGMKIWAPLRFERLMTPLGLGLTLVILVAGLLDGYLIKKGAEKLAFYISWLAFPLVVYLVYYSMYPYWVISTTDPNFRLSIHDLAASPLTLQAVLGVSVILAIIIMTYTLYVYKMFGGKVTEAEGYY